The Cloeon dipterum chromosome 3, ieCloDipt1.1, whole genome shotgun sequence genome includes a region encoding these proteins:
- the LOC135939820 gene encoding DNA mismatch repair protein Mlh3-like isoform X1 codes for MTSSSRADGKCSGEIRKLSESVTSLIRSSVTVNSFASCVSELVCNSIDAGATCIAVRVDFSLYKIQVIDNGHGIDKNNLRFVGERYMTSKCHSLNDLKHKLDKYGFRGEALASIIKCSKRLDIVSKALASGSTYSKIFEQDAASSINPSDEQRPSAGTTVTVSDFLFNIPVRRKRVDERFDSEEMRIQMEHLAIVHCNISFSLKNDVTGKVLMESRRCSSMREVFRQIHGPVLADHLREVKFSNGSNLSVDGLISLDGHHNKSFQFIYVNKRLVLKTPMHRIMINWLSGLLKQEKKPKQPIFMLNFSCPYSSYDITLDPSKTLIQFDDWETVEKTFQGAVMLFVQQQDIHLPEDLFKLKEQRVERAVAEPTSKIIDCHLKMRRVTKGAVSRRVVSTREIVEQVLNKPQYHDEEEDDLSSENLLSAVWDVAMPKKFGPIPQRSKAKEKNESTSCQETFSTSYLELGNKTSESQVFGSTENWFNDREIEYISNKFTDMVEQSLKLLLAKLEEVPLVEAKKTQNTGLTQQLKSLDVEVEQLHRPNNDFTFVPVISEGPDAVAFGVVDDTDEDEAYYQAQSKILDWELSPSDFPDCHEHERSGMINHSYSVEEHPRPHVKVASQVSTEWATEEEDQLQILKHLSPTSEAYLKETFSSKRVVDVGYRYPTPTMEGYPQPFEEAEEDMEPFPTPQYPPPRYSINSRENTDPVGMEINAEDLTILDAPLESVNALALFADPEDARKSFFVDDIVQSSTKRKKESPVPNAVPKKQRVDLEMDTFEGKIVHPVFVNSNGCIIQGSSKEDERFVIKERHPFIPLELLPILNVAPQCDLTLDPENQQRLLSRVGESLCEADEAAVVSKWNSREEWSEEKNRLDSLIQTHIFDAGARPMPELEPNDLFNDENFAKLRRSIDQYGFQPGSLQSSKIFGQFDRKFLVALIDKNKDNVQNMVVLIDQHAAHERVRLEMLTKDYQSDGFFLTSPLHPPLNLALGKRETLAVQEFQCSFAKYGLECEAMSETEIRIFSVPLCFSKKQERQTFPGWNLVDAVERLVQELAQSLIETRGACISIPQEIRDVLNSEACSGATKFNTCLSRNACADLVKELSLCQLPFQCAHGRNSIVSVFNLDKLPKRKRAKPQINLFLKKF; via the exons ATGACGTCCTCATCCAGAGCTGATGGAAAGTGTTCTGGCGAGATTAGGAAGCTCTCTGAGTCTGTCACTTCGCTGATCAGGTCCAGCGTAACAGTCAATAGCTTCGCTTCATGCGTTTCTGAACTT GTTTGCAACTCTATTGATGCTGGGGCAACATGTATTGCAGTGAGGGTTGACTTTAGCTTGTACAAAATCCAAGTTATTGACAATGGCCATggaattgacaaaaataaccTGCGATTTGTGGGAGAGAG GTATATGACGAGCAAATGCCACTCCCTTAATGACCTCAAGCACAAATTGGACAAGTATGGTTTTCGAGGAGAAGCTTTGGCCAGCATTATAAAATGCAGCAAACGTTTGGATATTGTCTCCAAAGCTTTGGCCAGTGGTTCAACATACTCTAAAATCTTTGAGCAGGATGCAGCCTCTTCCATCAATCCTTCTGATGAGCAGAGACCTTCTGCTGGCACAACAGTCACTGTGTCAGACTTTCTGTTCAACATTCCAGTGCGCAGGAAAAGAGTGGACGAGCGCTTTGATTCTGAGGAGATGCGAATCCAAATGGAGCACCTTGCGATTGTGCATTGCAACATCTCCTTTTCTCTCAAGAATGATGTCACTGGAAAAGTATTGATGGAAAGTCGAAGGTGCAGCAGCATGAGAGAAGTTTTTAGGCAGATTCATGGTCCTGTTTTGGCTGACCACTTGCGtgaagtgaaattttcaaatgggaGCAACCTATCAGTTGACGGTCTCATCAGCCTGGATGGTCACCATAACAAGTCATTTCAGTTCATCTATGTCAATAAAAG GCTTGTTTTGAAGACGCCAATGCACAGAATCATGATCAATTGGCTCTCTGGACTTCTGAAGCAGGAGAAGAAGCCTAAGCAACCAATTTTCATGCTGAATTTCTCATGTCCTTACTCCTCTTATGACATCACTCTCGATCCAAGCAAAACGCTCATCCAATTCGATGACTGGGAGACAGTCGAGAAAACCTTCCAAGGTGCTGTAATGTTGTTTGTCCAGCAGCAAGATATCCATCTGCCCGAAGATTTGTTCAAGCTAAAAGAGCAAAGAGTTGAGAGGGCTGTAGCAGAACCGACTTCCAAGATTATAGACTGTCATTTGAAGATGAGAAGAGTAACTAAGGGGGCAGTATCCAGGAGGGTGGTTTCAACTAGGGAAATTGTTGAGCAAGTTTTGAATAAGCCCCAATACCATGACGAGGAAGAAGATGACTTAAG CTCTGAAAATCTTCTCAGTGCTGTGTGGGATGTTGCAATGCCAAAAAAATTCGGACCCATTCCCCAAAGAAGCAAAGCCAAAGAGAAGAATGAAAGTACCTCTTGCCAAGAAACGTTTTCCACGTCTTATCTTGAATTAGGGAACAAGACATCAGAG TCGCAGGTTTTTGGTAGCACGGAAAACTGGTTTAATGACAGAGAAATCGAATATATTTCCAACAAATTCACTGATATGGTTGAACAGTCTCTCAAACTGTTGCTGGCAAAACTCGAGGAAGTTCCTCTAGTGGAAGCAAAGAAGACGCAAAACACTGGTTTGACTCAGCAACTGAAGAGTTTGGATGTTGAAGTTGAACAACTTCACAGGCCAAACAATGACTTTACATTTGTACCAGTCATCTCGGAAGGACCTGATGCAGTAGCTTTTGGTGTAGTTGATGACACAGATGAGGATGAAGCCTACTACCAAGCACAATCTAAAATCCTTGATTGGGAATTAAGTCCATCGGATTTTCCTGACTGCCACGAACACGAAAG GTCTGGAATGATAAATCACAGTTATTCAGTGGAAGAACACCCTCGACCACATGTCAAAGTTGCAAGTCAGGTTTCTACGGAATGGGCCACTGAAGAGGAGGAccaattgcaaatattaaagCACTTATCTCCAACCAGTGAAGCCTACCTGAAAGAAACCTTCAGTTCCAAAAGAGTTGTAGATGTGGGCTACAGATACCCAACTCCGACTATGGAAGGCTATCCACAGCCATTTGAAGAGGCCGAAGAAGACATGGAACCGTTTCCCACTCCTCAATACCCACCACCGCGCTACTCAATCAATTCCAGAGAGAACACAGATCCAGTAGGCATGGAGATTAATGCCGAAGATTTGACTATTCTGGATGCTCCACTTGAGAGTGTCAATGCATTGGCCCTGTTTGCAGATCCAGAGGACGCTCGCAAATCTTTCTTTGTAGACGACATCGTTCAAAGCAGCACGAAACGCAAAAAAGAGTCGCCAGTTCCCAACGCTGTACCAAAGAAGCAGAGAGTTGATCTAGAAATGGATACATTTGAAGGCAAAATTGTACATCCTGTCTTTGTGAACAGCAATGGCTGCATCATTCAAGGTTCCTCCAAGGAGGACGAGCGATTCGTTATCAAAGAACGACATCCATTTATTCCTCTTGAATTGTTGCCCATATTAAATGTTGCTCCTCAATGTGATCTGACCCTTGACCCAGAAAATCAGCAGCGACTTTTGAGTCGCGTGGGTGAAAGCCTTTGTGAAGCTGATGAAGCTGCTGTGGTCTCCAAATGGAATAGTAGAGAGGAATGGAGTGAGGAGAAAAACA GGTTGGACAGTCTCATTCAGACACACATATTTGATGCAGGAGCACGGCCAATGCCAGAATTGGAACCTAATGATCTGTTCAACGATGAAAACTTTGCGAAATTGAGGCGCTCGATTGACCAGTATGGTTTCCAGCCTGGCTCATTGCAGTCAAGCAAG ATATTCGGCCAGTTTGACAGAAAGTTTCTGGTTGCTTtgattgacaaaaataaagataacGTTCAAAATATGGTTGTACTGATTGATCAACATGCTGCACATGAGAGAGTTCGGCTGGAAATGCTCACCAAAG ATTACCAAAGTGATGGCTTTTTCCTAACAAGTCCTTTGCATCCACCTCTAAACTTAGCCCTTGGCAAAAGGGAAACTCTTGCTGTCCAAGAATTCCAGTGCTCTTTTGCCAAATATGGTTTAGAATGCGAAGCAATGAGCGAAACTGAAATCCGGATCTTCTCCGTTCCACTATGCTTCTCCAAAAAGCAAGAGCGACAG ACGTTTCCTGGATGGAATCTAGTTGATGCTGTTGAGAGATTAGTCCAAGAGCTAGCTCAATCTCTGATCGAAACCCGTGGTGCCTGCATATCAATTCCACAGGAAATTAGAGACGTGCTTAACAGTGAAGCTTGCTCAG gTGCCACCAAATTCAATACATGTCTGTCCCGAAACGCATGTGCAGACCTGGTAAAGGAGCTTTCGTTGTGTCAGTTGCCCTTCCAGTGTGCCCATGGACGCAACTCAATTGTTTCTGTTTTCAACCTGGACAAACTTCCAAAACGcaag CGTGCCAAACCACAAATCAACttgttcttaaaaaaattctaa
- the LOC135939820 gene encoding uncharacterized protein LOC135939820 isoform X2, which translates to MTSKCHSLNDLKHKLDKYGFRGEALASIIKCSKRLDIVSKALASGSTYSKIFEQDAASSINPSDEQRPSAGTTVTVSDFLFNIPVRRKRVDERFDSEEMRIQMEHLAIVHCNISFSLKNDVTGKVLMESRRCSSMREVFRQIHGPVLADHLREVKFSNGSNLSVDGLISLDGHHNKSFQFIYVNKRLVLKTPMHRIMINWLSGLLKQEKKPKQPIFMLNFSCPYSSYDITLDPSKTLIQFDDWETVEKTFQGAVMLFVQQQDIHLPEDLFKLKEQRVERAVAEPTSKIIDCHLKMRRVTKGAVSRRVVSTREIVEQVLNKPQYHDEEEDDLSSENLLSAVWDVAMPKKFGPIPQRSKAKEKNESTSCQETFSTSYLELGNKTSESQVFGSTENWFNDREIEYISNKFTDMVEQSLKLLLAKLEEVPLVEAKKTQNTGLTQQLKSLDVEVEQLHRPNNDFTFVPVISEGPDAVAFGVVDDTDEDEAYYQAQSKILDWELSPSDFPDCHEHERSGMINHSYSVEEHPRPHVKVASQVSTEWATEEEDQLQILKHLSPTSEAYLKETFSSKRVVDVGYRYPTPTMEGYPQPFEEAEEDMEPFPTPQYPPPRYSINSRENTDPVGMEINAEDLTILDAPLESVNALALFADPEDARKSFFVDDIVQSSTKRKKESPVPNAVPKKQRVDLEMDTFEGKIVHPVFVNSNGCIIQGSSKEDERFVIKERHPFIPLELLPILNVAPQCDLTLDPENQQRLLSRVGESLCEADEAAVVSKWNSREEWSEEKNRLDSLIQTHIFDAGARPMPELEPNDLFNDENFAKLRRSIDQYGFQPGSLQSSKIFGQFDRKFLVALIDKNKDNVQNMVVLIDQHAAHERVRLEMLTKDYQSDGFFLTSPLHPPLNLALGKRETLAVQEFQCSFAKYGLECEAMSETEIRIFSVPLCFSKKQERQTFPGWNLVDAVERLVQELAQSLIETRGACISIPQEIRDVLNSEACSGATKFNTCLSRNACADLVKELSLCQLPFQCAHGRNSIVSVFNLDKLPKRKRAKPQINLFLKKF; encoded by the exons ATGACGAGCAAATGCCACTCCCTTAATGACCTCAAGCACAAATTGGACAAGTATGGTTTTCGAGGAGAAGCTTTGGCCAGCATTATAAAATGCAGCAAACGTTTGGATATTGTCTCCAAAGCTTTGGCCAGTGGTTCAACATACTCTAAAATCTTTGAGCAGGATGCAGCCTCTTCCATCAATCCTTCTGATGAGCAGAGACCTTCTGCTGGCACAACAGTCACTGTGTCAGACTTTCTGTTCAACATTCCAGTGCGCAGGAAAAGAGTGGACGAGCGCTTTGATTCTGAGGAGATGCGAATCCAAATGGAGCACCTTGCGATTGTGCATTGCAACATCTCCTTTTCTCTCAAGAATGATGTCACTGGAAAAGTATTGATGGAAAGTCGAAGGTGCAGCAGCATGAGAGAAGTTTTTAGGCAGATTCATGGTCCTGTTTTGGCTGACCACTTGCGtgaagtgaaattttcaaatgggaGCAACCTATCAGTTGACGGTCTCATCAGCCTGGATGGTCACCATAACAAGTCATTTCAGTTCATCTATGTCAATAAAAG GCTTGTTTTGAAGACGCCAATGCACAGAATCATGATCAATTGGCTCTCTGGACTTCTGAAGCAGGAGAAGAAGCCTAAGCAACCAATTTTCATGCTGAATTTCTCATGTCCTTACTCCTCTTATGACATCACTCTCGATCCAAGCAAAACGCTCATCCAATTCGATGACTGGGAGACAGTCGAGAAAACCTTCCAAGGTGCTGTAATGTTGTTTGTCCAGCAGCAAGATATCCATCTGCCCGAAGATTTGTTCAAGCTAAAAGAGCAAAGAGTTGAGAGGGCTGTAGCAGAACCGACTTCCAAGATTATAGACTGTCATTTGAAGATGAGAAGAGTAACTAAGGGGGCAGTATCCAGGAGGGTGGTTTCAACTAGGGAAATTGTTGAGCAAGTTTTGAATAAGCCCCAATACCATGACGAGGAAGAAGATGACTTAAG CTCTGAAAATCTTCTCAGTGCTGTGTGGGATGTTGCAATGCCAAAAAAATTCGGACCCATTCCCCAAAGAAGCAAAGCCAAAGAGAAGAATGAAAGTACCTCTTGCCAAGAAACGTTTTCCACGTCTTATCTTGAATTAGGGAACAAGACATCAGAG TCGCAGGTTTTTGGTAGCACGGAAAACTGGTTTAATGACAGAGAAATCGAATATATTTCCAACAAATTCACTGATATGGTTGAACAGTCTCTCAAACTGTTGCTGGCAAAACTCGAGGAAGTTCCTCTAGTGGAAGCAAAGAAGACGCAAAACACTGGTTTGACTCAGCAACTGAAGAGTTTGGATGTTGAAGTTGAACAACTTCACAGGCCAAACAATGACTTTACATTTGTACCAGTCATCTCGGAAGGACCTGATGCAGTAGCTTTTGGTGTAGTTGATGACACAGATGAGGATGAAGCCTACTACCAAGCACAATCTAAAATCCTTGATTGGGAATTAAGTCCATCGGATTTTCCTGACTGCCACGAACACGAAAG GTCTGGAATGATAAATCACAGTTATTCAGTGGAAGAACACCCTCGACCACATGTCAAAGTTGCAAGTCAGGTTTCTACGGAATGGGCCACTGAAGAGGAGGAccaattgcaaatattaaagCACTTATCTCCAACCAGTGAAGCCTACCTGAAAGAAACCTTCAGTTCCAAAAGAGTTGTAGATGTGGGCTACAGATACCCAACTCCGACTATGGAAGGCTATCCACAGCCATTTGAAGAGGCCGAAGAAGACATGGAACCGTTTCCCACTCCTCAATACCCACCACCGCGCTACTCAATCAATTCCAGAGAGAACACAGATCCAGTAGGCATGGAGATTAATGCCGAAGATTTGACTATTCTGGATGCTCCACTTGAGAGTGTCAATGCATTGGCCCTGTTTGCAGATCCAGAGGACGCTCGCAAATCTTTCTTTGTAGACGACATCGTTCAAAGCAGCACGAAACGCAAAAAAGAGTCGCCAGTTCCCAACGCTGTACCAAAGAAGCAGAGAGTTGATCTAGAAATGGATACATTTGAAGGCAAAATTGTACATCCTGTCTTTGTGAACAGCAATGGCTGCATCATTCAAGGTTCCTCCAAGGAGGACGAGCGATTCGTTATCAAAGAACGACATCCATTTATTCCTCTTGAATTGTTGCCCATATTAAATGTTGCTCCTCAATGTGATCTGACCCTTGACCCAGAAAATCAGCAGCGACTTTTGAGTCGCGTGGGTGAAAGCCTTTGTGAAGCTGATGAAGCTGCTGTGGTCTCCAAATGGAATAGTAGAGAGGAATGGAGTGAGGAGAAAAACA GGTTGGACAGTCTCATTCAGACACACATATTTGATGCAGGAGCACGGCCAATGCCAGAATTGGAACCTAATGATCTGTTCAACGATGAAAACTTTGCGAAATTGAGGCGCTCGATTGACCAGTATGGTTTCCAGCCTGGCTCATTGCAGTCAAGCAAG ATATTCGGCCAGTTTGACAGAAAGTTTCTGGTTGCTTtgattgacaaaaataaagataacGTTCAAAATATGGTTGTACTGATTGATCAACATGCTGCACATGAGAGAGTTCGGCTGGAAATGCTCACCAAAG ATTACCAAAGTGATGGCTTTTTCCTAACAAGTCCTTTGCATCCACCTCTAAACTTAGCCCTTGGCAAAAGGGAAACTCTTGCTGTCCAAGAATTCCAGTGCTCTTTTGCCAAATATGGTTTAGAATGCGAAGCAATGAGCGAAACTGAAATCCGGATCTTCTCCGTTCCACTATGCTTCTCCAAAAAGCAAGAGCGACAG ACGTTTCCTGGATGGAATCTAGTTGATGCTGTTGAGAGATTAGTCCAAGAGCTAGCTCAATCTCTGATCGAAACCCGTGGTGCCTGCATATCAATTCCACAGGAAATTAGAGACGTGCTTAACAGTGAAGCTTGCTCAG gTGCCACCAAATTCAATACATGTCTGTCCCGAAACGCATGTGCAGACCTGGTAAAGGAGCTTTCGTTGTGTCAGTTGCCCTTCCAGTGTGCCCATGGACGCAACTCAATTGTTTCTGTTTTCAACCTGGACAAACTTCCAAAACGcaag CGTGCCAAACCACAAATCAACttgttcttaaaaaaattctaa
- the LOC135938911 gene encoding AT-rich interactive domain-containing protein 1B-like: MTSLKISAAVLLLATAACAQLGGGKGGVGEQQGYGHGGYYHTPHYNYEYGVTDTKTGDSKRHKETREGDSTHGEYSFTESDGTVRTVKYQVNGKSGFVATVSHSGHSKHPAQYTQYYNAPAVKQEEQPAKPIVLQDNEDNVVPVAVAPAPAHFTQAWAAQQQQEHVPQQQHVPQQPQIPLQQYVPQYQYVPQQQQQHYVPEVAAPAPANAGNREIYGVPLRYLPPPSAAPAPVHDGSSQQVPSGVPAQQHGQYALQGAGYYNVGDNKNNGQLSLNGPDVASLFAAYEQAGFGYGKGVVAQGGLGGAQGGLAGVQGGLHNSYGLGGSSYEIAENDASGEKDKEETPVRAPVKGQTVQGGQEVAQGLGALNGYGKGGLTLATFGNAQKEFGQGAIAAQSADFGNIKGAGLEGFGGNYGGYQFSQAELAKALEGYEGLKGAGQFSFDGAKDGYAGFSKSLNGFRPILNGKGSYGGLDEYAGFQADAPKAEVVKSRPVPIVKSVRYIPAVKIPKVLRPVTLIHH, from the exons ATGACTTCGCTTAAA ATATCAGCCGCAGTCCTGTTGCTGGCAACAGCAGCCTGTGCTCAGTTAGGAGGCGGCAAAGGCGGTGTCGGAGAACAACAAGGATATGGACATGGAGGATACTATCat ACTCCTCACTACAACTACGAGTACGGTGTTACTGATACTAAGACCGGTGACAGCAAGAGGCATAAGGAGACTCGTGAGGGTGACAGCACCCACGGCGAGTACAGCTTCACTGAGTCCGACGGCACTGTGCGCACTGTGAAGTACCAAGTGAACGGCAAGAGCGGCTTCGTCGCAACTGTCTCGCACTCTGGTCACAGCAAGCACCCTGCCCAGTACACCCAATACTATAACGCGCCAGCCGTGAAACAGGAGGAGCAGCCCGCTAAGCCCATTGTCCTCCAGGACAATGAGGACAATGTTGTCCCTGTGGCCGTAGCACCCGCTCCAGCCCATTTCACTCAGGCTTGGgccgcgcagcagcagcaagagcaTGTCCCGCAGCAACAACATGTCCCGCAGCAACCACAAATCCCTCTGCAGCAGTACGTCCCTCAGTACCAATACGTTCctcagcaacagcagcagcattaCGTCCCTGAGGTCGCCGCGCCTGCCCCTGCTAACGCTGGCAACCGAGAGATTTACGGAGTCCCGCTGAGGTACCTTCCTCCTCCATCTGCTGCCCCCGCTCCTGTCCATGACGGAAGCAGCCAGCAGGTCCCGAGTGGAGTGCCCGCCCAGCAACATGGACAGTATGCCCTGCAGGGTGCTGGATACTACAATGTCGGCGATAACAAGAATAACGGTCAGCTTTCCTTGAACGGCCCTGATGTCGCTTCTCTTTTTGCTGCTTATGAACAGGCTGGGTTTGGATATGGAAAGGGTGTCGTAGCTCAGGGTGGTTTGGGAGGCGCTCAGGGTGGTTTGGCTGGTGTTCAGGGTGGTCTCCATAACAGTTACGGGTTGGGAGGTAGCTCTTACGAAATCGCTGAAAATGACGCTTCCGGGGAGAAGGACAAGGAGGAGACCCCAGTGAGAGCTCCTGTCAAGGGGCAAACCGTTCAGGGAGGCCAAGAAGTTGCTCAGGGTCTGGGAGCTTTGAATGGATACGGAAAAGGAGGATTGACCCTAGCGACCTTTGGCAACGCTCAGAAGGAGTTTGGGCAGGGCGCTATTGCTGCGCAAAGCGCAGATTTTGGAAATATCAAGGGAGCGGGGTTGGAAGGATTTGGAGGAAATTATGGAGGCTATCAATTTTCGCAGGCAGAACTTGCTAAGGCTCTAGAGGGATACGAAGGACTCAAGGGAGCAGGACAGTTTTCATTTGACGGTGCTAAAGATGGGTATGCGGGCTTCAGCAAGAGCCTCAATGGTTTCAGACCTATTTTGAATGGCAAGGGTTCCTATGGTGGTTTGGACGAATACGCAGGGTTCCAAGCTGACGCCCCCAAGGCTGAAGTGGTCAAGAGTAGACCCGTCCCTATTGTTAAAAGTGTGAGGTATATACCTGCAGTCAAAATACCAAAGGTTCTTAGACCAGTCACTCTCATCCAccattaa